The following proteins are encoded in a genomic region of Dyadobacter sp. UC 10:
- a CDS encoding polysaccharide deacetylase family protein: MPAKERTIALRLLLILVGFYGLSCQQKGSEQNRAGIAISFDDHFINEWYALRPLFQKYGAKVTFYITCSDSLSSDEILKLKQLEKDGHEIGFHSTRHGKSTEIIAAGGPAGYYAAEIEPGMKYMSAAGFQPTSYAHPGGNHNDTVDSVLYANGFRIIRDVAISKRKLLGFQIYALAPRLMPWIYYDFDKQKSVDALLIDTDTGLTEEAMREAIQKAKNTHTALMLFGHEPLYKSPENGEYGFNVRFLEAILKEAKAQNLHFYKMTELADQ; the protein is encoded by the coding sequence ATGCCCGCAAAAGAGCGAACGATCGCATTGAGATTGCTACTGATTTTGGTTGGATTTTATGGGTTATCCTGCCAGCAAAAAGGCAGCGAGCAAAATCGTGCAGGAATTGCCATTTCCTTTGACGATCATTTTATCAATGAATGGTACGCATTAAGGCCGCTTTTTCAGAAATACGGTGCGAAAGTTACATTTTACATTACCTGCTCCGACAGTCTTTCTTCTGACGAAATCCTGAAATTAAAACAACTTGAAAAGGACGGACACGAAATCGGGTTTCATAGTACCAGGCACGGAAAGTCTACGGAAATTATTGCCGCAGGTGGGCCGGCGGGATATTATGCTGCTGAAATAGAGCCGGGAATGAAATATATGTCGGCGGCAGGATTTCAACCGACTTCTTACGCGCATCCCGGTGGAAATCATAATGATACGGTAGATTCGGTCTTGTACGCAAATGGGTTCAGGATTATCCGCGATGTGGCGATTTCAAAGCGGAAGCTGCTGGGTTTTCAGATATATGCATTGGCGCCCAGGTTGATGCCGTGGATTTATTATGATTTTGATAAACAAAAGTCTGTCGACGCACTATTGATTGATACCGACACCGGGCTGACCGAGGAAGCAATGCGCGAGGCTATTCAAAAGGCAAAAAATACGCATACTGCACTTATGCTGTTTGGTCACGAGCCACTTTATAAATCGCCTGAAAATGGAGAATATGGTTTTAATGTAAGATTTCTGGAAGCGATTTTGAAGGAAGCGAAAGCGCAAAATCTGCATTTCTACAAAATGACTGAGCTGGCGGACCAGTGA
- a CDS encoding metallophosphoesterase family protein — MKILHTADWHIGKKLDLYSRLEEQRLVLDEICEIAENEQVDAIVIAGDLFDNFNPSSEATELLYSTLHRLSANGTRAVIAIAGNHDSPERIQVPDALAKVCGILFVGFPNTEVKPFCTQGKVDIVRTAKGFIEINLPNCDFPLRILHTPYANEQRLKTFLGVEDSEEMLRLHLQEHWKMLADEYLDDKGFNLLATHLFVMKKGEPVPEEPEEERPILHIGGAQAIYTENFPENVHYIALGHLHRFQVVDKKPAPAVYSSSPLAYSFSESNQTKYVVILEADAGKLINYRPVELLKGKKLRRKSFHSIDEAIVWLGEFPEDLIELTIVSDNYLEASDKKRLMESHAGIIQIIPQIKKPELAETASGVDLSLSMEKLFQEYFKSKNKGQEPSEGLLEVFREVLGTEEG, encoded by the coding sequence ATGAAAATACTTCACACAGCAGACTGGCACATTGGTAAAAAACTCGACCTCTATTCCAGGCTGGAAGAACAAAGATTGGTCCTCGACGAAATCTGCGAAATTGCTGAAAATGAACAGGTCGACGCCATTGTAATAGCTGGTGACCTTTTTGATAATTTCAATCCATCTTCCGAAGCTACGGAATTACTATATAGTACGTTGCACCGGCTGTCGGCAAATGGAACGCGGGCTGTTATTGCCATAGCAGGTAACCACGATTCCCCCGAGCGCATTCAGGTACCCGACGCTTTGGCCAAGGTTTGCGGCATTTTGTTCGTAGGATTTCCGAATACCGAGGTAAAGCCGTTTTGCACACAGGGAAAAGTAGATATTGTGCGGACAGCAAAAGGATTTATTGAAATAAATTTACCAAACTGCGATTTCCCGCTCCGTATTTTACACACTCCTTATGCGAATGAACAGCGACTGAAAACTTTTCTGGGCGTGGAAGATTCGGAAGAGATGCTCCGCCTGCATTTACAGGAGCATTGGAAAATGCTGGCCGACGAATATCTTGACGATAAAGGTTTCAACCTGCTGGCGACACATTTGTTTGTGATGAAAAAAGGCGAGCCTGTCCCGGAAGAGCCTGAAGAAGAGCGACCGATTCTGCATATCGGAGGCGCACAGGCGATTTACACCGAAAATTTCCCCGAAAATGTGCATTACATTGCGCTGGGGCATTTGCACAGGTTTCAGGTGGTTGATAAAAAACCTGCTCCGGCCGTGTATTCCAGCAGCCCGCTGGCTTACAGTTTTTCGGAGTCCAACCAGACCAAATATGTAGTTATATTGGAAGCCGACGCAGGAAAATTGATAAACTACCGCCCGGTTGAGTTGTTGAAAGGCAAAAAATTAAGAAGAAAAAGCTTTCACAGTATTGATGAAGCAATTGTCTGGCTGGGCGAATTTCCCGAAGATCTGATTGAACTAACAATCGTTTCAGACAACTACCTCGAAGCCTCGGACAAAAAAAGATTAATGGAATCTCATGCCGGCATTATCCAGATCATCCCGCAAATCAAAAAGCCCGAGCTTGCAGAAACAGCCTCCGGAGTCGACCTTTCGCTGAGTATGGAAAAGCTTTTTCAGGAATATTTCAAAAGCAAAAATAAAGGCCAGGAACCTTCGGAGGGTTTGTTGGAGGTTTTCAGGGAGGTATTGGGAACGGAGGAGGGGTAG
- a CDS encoding TraR/DksA family transcriptional regulator, translating to MMQEERTRYSEEELKEFEELIRGKLDATMSELNYIKGGLSKKNDSGTDITAGSAKLVEDGADASERENLSQLAARLQKYSVQLENALIRIKNGTYGICIDTGKLIPKERLRIVPHTQQTIEAKLRRAS from the coding sequence ATCATGCAAGAAGAACGCACAAGGTATTCAGAGGAAGAATTAAAGGAATTTGAAGAGCTGATTCGTGGAAAGTTGGATGCAACGATGAGTGAGCTGAATTATATTAAAGGAGGATTGAGCAAGAAGAATGACAGCGGTACCGATATCACCGCAGGTTCGGCGAAACTCGTAGAGGATGGAGCGGATGCCAGTGAGCGCGAGAACCTGAGCCAGTTGGCGGCCCGTTTGCAGAAGTATTCGGTTCAGCTCGAAAATGCGTTAATCCGCATTAAAAATGGCACTTACGGAATCTGCATCGATACAGGCAAGCTAATCCCCAAAGAACGCCTGCGCATCGTACCGCACACCCAGCAGACTATTGAAGCCAAGCTGAGAAGAGCGAGCTAA
- a CDS encoding pyruvate dehydrogenase complex E1 component subunit beta has translation MKELAFRDAIRDAMSEEMRLDKSIFLMGEEVAEYNGAYKASQGMLDEFGPERVIDTPIAELGFAGIAVGAAGNGLRPIVEFMTFNFSLVAIDQIINSAAKILSMSAGQYGCPIVFRGPTGNAGQLGAQHSQNFENWYANTPGLKVVVPSNGYDAKGLLKSSIRDNNPVIFMESEVMYGDKMQIPDEEYLIPLGKADIKRQGKDVTIVSFGKMIPRVVMPAILQLEKEGIDVELIDLRTVRPIDYATVIESVKKTNRCVIVEEAWPLASISTEVSYHIQRHAFDYMDAPVVRVTNRDVPLPYAPTLIEEILPNVKRVVEAVKSVLYK, from the coding sequence ATGAAAGAATTAGCATTCAGAGATGCCATTCGCGACGCAATGTCGGAAGAGATGCGCCTTGACAAAAGTATCTTTTTGATGGGAGAAGAGGTTGCAGAATATAACGGTGCTTATAAAGCCAGCCAGGGTATGCTGGATGAATTCGGGCCGGAGCGTGTGATCGATACGCCGATTGCCGAGCTTGGGTTTGCGGGTATCGCGGTAGGAGCAGCCGGAAACGGACTTCGCCCGATCGTCGAATTCATGACTTTTAACTTTTCCCTGGTAGCAATCGACCAGATCATCAACAGCGCAGCGAAGATTCTTTCGATGTCTGCCGGTCAATATGGTTGTCCAATCGTATTCCGCGGACCAACCGGAAATGCAGGGCAGCTGGGCGCGCAACACTCTCAGAACTTTGAAAACTGGTATGCCAATACACCAGGTCTGAAAGTAGTTGTTCCTTCCAACGGTTACGATGCAAAAGGACTTTTGAAATCATCCATCCGCGACAATAACCCGGTTATCTTCATGGAATCCGAGGTAATGTACGGTGATAAAATGCAGATCCCTGACGAAGAATACCTGATCCCATTGGGTAAGGCTGATATCAAACGCCAGGGAAAGGATGTTACCATTGTTTCTTTCGGTAAAATGATTCCACGGGTTGTAATGCCGGCCATTCTTCAACTGGAGAAAGAAGGCATCGACGTGGAACTGATCGATTTGAGAACGGTCCGCCCGATCGACTATGCTACTGTGATCGAATCAGTAAAGAAAACGAACCGTTGCGTAATCGTAGAAGAAGCCTGGCCTTTGGCATCGATTTCAACAGAGGTAAGCTATCATATTCAGCGCCACGCATTCGATTATATGGATGCGCCGGTGGTACGTGTTACGAACCGTGACGTGCCTTTGCCTTACGCACCAACCTTGATCGAAGAGATATTGCCTAATGTGAAGCGGGTAGTGGAAGCGGTGAAGTCGGTACTTTACAAATAG
- a CDS encoding transglutaminase family protein, with translation MKYKLVHKTRYEYGQAVNTYHGLLCLMPRTLANQSCNNFNIQITPNPSQIVERTDFYGNKTHYFSLHAPHKELTVLTTAIVERTVEDMGSLFMPSEITCAAARQRQVSDRSLKIALLEYMLPSPSVKWGQKITAFAQDCFQENMPLYECVRNLCRKIYTEFDFVPDFTTVNTPIEEVLATKKGVCQDFSHLAIACIRSFGFAARYVSGYLETLPPPGKPKLQGSDASHAWISVFIPDYGWCDFDPTNNVVPGERHIVTAWGRDYSDVPPLKGIIFSYGKHTLTVEVDVIPV, from the coding sequence ATGAAATATAAGCTGGTACACAAGACGAGGTATGAATATGGGCAGGCGGTAAATACTTATCACGGCCTGCTCTGCCTGATGCCGAGGACATTGGCCAATCAATCCTGCAATAATTTCAATATCCAGATCACGCCGAACCCTTCACAGATTGTCGAACGGACGGATTTTTACGGAAACAAAACGCATTATTTTTCATTGCACGCGCCGCACAAAGAGCTCACTGTGCTCACAACGGCTATTGTGGAGCGTACCGTAGAGGATATGGGCTCACTATTTATGCCTTCGGAAATCACTTGTGCAGCGGCGAGGCAGCGGCAAGTAAGCGACCGATCACTCAAAATCGCATTGCTGGAATACATGCTGCCAAGCCCTTCGGTGAAATGGGGACAGAAAATCACAGCATTTGCGCAGGATTGTTTTCAGGAAAATATGCCGCTTTATGAATGCGTCAGAAATCTTTGTCGCAAAATTTATACTGAATTCGACTTTGTGCCCGATTTTACAACGGTAAATACGCCAATCGAGGAGGTACTTGCCACTAAAAAGGGGGTTTGCCAGGATTTTTCACATTTGGCGATCGCGTGCATTCGCAGTTTTGGTTTTGCCGCAAGATATGTGAGCGGGTACCTGGAAACTTTGCCGCCTCCCGGAAAGCCCAAGTTGCAGGGCTCAGACGCTTCCCACGCCTGGATTTCTGTTTTTATCCCCGATTACGGCTGGTGCGATTTTGATCCGACCAATAATGTGGTGCCCGGCGAGCGGCATATTGTGACTGCCTGGGGCCGCGATTACAGTGATGTGCCCCCGTTAAAAGGAATCATTTTCAGCTATGGAAAACATACGCTCACAGTAGAAGTGGACGTAATCCCGGTTTAA
- a CDS encoding circularly permuted type 2 ATP-grasp protein has protein sequence MLTEASVNLLQSYQSGLSSYDEVLDLRGNIKPHWNALFATLEKLGLQELKSRNQEIIGKLRENGVTYNVYGSPDGMNRPWQLDPIPFLIEQKEWNEIAKGLQQRAVLLDLMLKDLYGPQKLVRDGIIPAELVFDNTGFFRPCHDIRVSGTNQLTLFAADMARGPDGQMWIVDNRTQAPSGSGYTLENRVVMSKLLPELADGMYVSKLAPYFNSLQSTVSRLADKSKDAPNIVYLTPGPSNEAYFEHAYLASYLGYTLAQGDDLLVRNGCVWLKSIDGLQKVDVILRRIDDDWCDPLELREDSRLGVPGLLQAIRMGNVQVLNAPGASVLENHAFLAFMENISQYFLGEKLIMPSVATWWCGHTKELNYVLEHLDELIIKKGNRKTKFRSIYGRLLSYQEKEEVKRMLLKNPHEFIAQQEVSLSTTPSLINGNIEPRYAALRAFMVADENGYYVMQGGLTRSSPVKDRFVISNQHGGLSKDTWIVSNKTEEAQEKISLPSPASVNKHVSLPSRSAENLFWVGRYCERTMAVIKFMNITINVLNLDRNFGGSAKQEHIKVLLQSVTHLSATYPGFLDEEVDHFRDPYQEIIDLISNTNRPGSIASNIGAFLNAVGAVRNQWDLETWRIVDLIDNGFHEIRNASSMNSNNIQKTLDGLFNNMFTFLGVIAESMPRDNSFLLFETGKLIERILSRISVIQSNFGVINSQAVENELIEATLINHHSLVNYRQIYKSHLSVEAMLDMVLLEKALPYSLVYMLDELKCNLGKLPTTTRGDRLNEAERSVLKAATLVKLSNVADMCKTDRNFERKGLFNLLSEVSRLISSVSTSLTNMYFSHTIMHHSFFEPADYDTDEI, from the coding sequence ATGCTTACTGAGGCTTCGGTGAACCTGTTACAATCCTATCAAAGCGGACTGAGCTCTTATGACGAGGTGCTGGACCTGCGCGGTAACATCAAACCGCACTGGAATGCACTTTTCGCGACACTTGAAAAACTGGGTCTGCAAGAGCTGAAAAGCAGGAATCAGGAGATCATTGGAAAACTGCGGGAAAACGGGGTTACCTATAATGTGTACGGCTCGCCCGACGGGATGAACCGGCCGTGGCAGCTCGACCCGATCCCTTTTCTAATAGAACAGAAAGAATGGAATGAGATAGCAAAAGGATTACAGCAGCGCGCGGTGCTGCTGGACCTGATGCTGAAAGATCTGTACGGGCCGCAAAAGCTGGTGCGGGACGGTATCATTCCCGCGGAACTTGTGTTTGATAATACTGGTTTTTTCCGCCCTTGCCACGATATCAGGGTTTCTGGCACAAACCAGCTGACGTTATTCGCGGCCGATATGGCACGCGGTCCCGACGGCCAGATGTGGATCGTCGATAATCGTACCCAGGCCCCGTCAGGCTCCGGATATACGCTTGAAAACCGGGTTGTAATGAGCAAACTGCTGCCCGAGCTGGCAGATGGAATGTACGTAAGTAAGCTTGCGCCCTACTTTAACAGTCTGCAAAGCACCGTTTCCAGGCTTGCCGACAAGAGCAAGGATGCTCCTAATATTGTATACCTCACACCCGGGCCGAGCAACGAAGCTTATTTTGAACACGCTTACCTGGCTTCCTACCTGGGTTACACGCTCGCACAGGGCGACGATCTGCTCGTTCGTAATGGTTGTGTGTGGCTTAAGTCCATTGACGGTTTGCAAAAAGTGGATGTGATACTGCGCCGGATCGACGACGACTGGTGCGATCCACTTGAATTGCGTGAAGATTCCAGGCTGGGTGTCCCCGGCCTTTTGCAGGCGATCAGAATGGGCAACGTGCAGGTATTAAATGCACCAGGAGCGAGTGTGCTGGAAAACCATGCGTTCCTGGCATTTATGGAGAACATTAGCCAGTATTTTTTGGGTGAAAAACTGATCATGCCTTCGGTAGCGACATGGTGGTGCGGGCATACCAAGGAATTGAACTATGTACTCGAACACCTGGATGAGCTGATTATCAAAAAAGGTAATCGGAAAACAAAGTTCAGGTCCATTTACGGCAGGCTATTAAGTTATCAGGAAAAGGAGGAGGTGAAGCGGATGTTATTAAAGAATCCGCACGAATTCATCGCCCAGCAGGAAGTAAGCCTCTCTACGACACCCTCGCTGATCAATGGAAATATAGAACCCCGCTACGCGGCATTGCGGGCATTTATGGTAGCCGATGAAAATGGTTACTACGTGATGCAGGGCGGATTGACGCGGAGCTCGCCTGTAAAAGACAGATTTGTAATCTCCAATCAACATGGCGGGCTTTCGAAGGATACTTGGATTGTTTCGAACAAAACCGAAGAAGCCCAGGAAAAGATAAGTCTGCCAAGCCCTGCGTCGGTGAATAAGCATGTTTCGCTTCCGAGCCGCAGCGCGGAAAACCTTTTTTGGGTAGGCAGGTATTGCGAGCGCACAATGGCGGTGATCAAGTTTATGAATATTACGATCAACGTACTGAACCTCGACAGGAACTTTGGCGGATCTGCCAAGCAGGAGCATATCAAGGTATTACTGCAATCTGTCACGCACTTGTCAGCGACCTATCCGGGATTTCTGGATGAAGAAGTCGATCATTTCCGGGATCCTTATCAAGAGATCATCGATTTGATTTCCAATACCAACCGGCCAGGCTCTATCGCCTCGAATATCGGCGCCTTCCTGAATGCAGTAGGGGCGGTGCGCAACCAGTGGGACCTGGAAACCTGGCGGATCGTGGATCTGATTGATAACGGATTTCACGAAATACGGAATGCATCGAGCATGAACAGTAACAATATTCAGAAAACGCTCGACGGGCTTTTCAACAATATGTTCACATTCCTCGGGGTGATCGCCGAAAGTATGCCACGAGATAACAGTTTTTTGCTTTTTGAAACGGGCAAATTAATCGAGCGTATCCTGTCCAGGATCAGTGTGATACAGTCCAATTTTGGAGTAATCAATTCGCAGGCGGTTGAGAACGAATTGATAGAAGCGACTTTGATCAATCACCATTCGCTGGTCAATTACAGACAGATATATAAATCGCATTTGAGTGTGGAAGCGATGCTGGATATGGTTTTGCTTGAAAAAGCATTACCCTACTCGCTGGTATATATGCTGGATGAATTAAAATGTAATCTGGGAAAACTCCCGACCACAACCCGTGGGGACAGACTGAATGAAGCTGAAAGGTCAGTGTTAAAAGCCGCCACACTTGTCAAGCTTTCGAATGTGGCCGATATGTGTAAAACTGACCGGAATTTCGAACGGAAGGGCCTATTCAATTTACTATCAGAAGTATCCAGGCTGATTTCTTCTGTTTCCACCAGCCTGACAAATATGTATTTCAGCCATACGATCATGCATCATTCCTTTTTTGAACCGGCAGATTACGATACGGATGAAATATAA
- a CDS encoding transglutaminase family protein, giving the protein MAIKVAISHKTKYKFDRSVSLSPHIFRLRPAPHSRTPIEGYSLKISPENHFINWQQDPFGNYQARVVFSEKTTELSIDVEVIAKMQVINPFDFFVEEYADMFPFQYEPTLKMELGPYLEPRESGPLLMNFVEKARINWNIKTVDFLVHLNQELYKAIHYNIRMEAGVQTCESTLNIQSGSCRDSAWLLVQVLRHLGIAARFVSGYLVQLTSDVKSLDGPSGPEADFTDLHAWTEAYVPGAGWIGLDPTSGLFASEGHIPLCCTPDYASAAPVSGATDVAQVTFEFDNKVYRIHEDPRVTKPYTEEQWASVMQVGHDVEKDLQEGDVRLTMGGEPTFISIDDFESPEWNTAADGPMKRQLAYDLSLRLKKRFAHGGLLHFGQGKWYPGEQFPRWQYALYWRNDGVPIWRNDELVAKEGQAKYTFQDAEAFTTELSKYLGIDTNNITPAYEDPIYWAMEEGKLPLNVDPLKVNLKDSIERRTLAKVLERGLNNPAGFVLPVKWDEKGSHWTSSVWQFRRNNCFLIPGNSAMGYRLPLKALPEVAKARREMPVERSLFEDLPTLGDYKSAVQNRYGSVAPAYELPSGRGEREDGGREEGLLFDVPIVKTAICVEERDGIIYVFLPPIDYLEHYLDLIASIEATAEKLQMPVRIEGYPTPSDYRVQKLIVTPDPGVIEVNIHPAKNWQELVDNISALYEEAFFSRLGTDKFMVDGRHTGTGGGNHVTIGGAKPADSPILRRPDLLRSLITYWQHHPALSYLFAGPFIGPTSQAPRIDEGRDEKLYEVEIAFDQIPEGEEVPFWMVDRIFRNLLVDITGNTHRSEFCMDKLYSPDSSTGRLGILEFRAFDMPPHKHMNLVQTLLIRALIAKFWKNPYKHKLIRWGTELHDRFLLPHFAYLDMVDVVNDLKDAGYNFDISWFDPFFEFRFPHYGGITVDNIQLDLRLGIEPWHVLGEELSNTGTARFVDSSLERLQVKISGFVEGRHILICNGCRVPLRSSGIKGEYISGIRYKAWNPPSALHPTIGADAPLVFDIVDTWNNRILGGCTYFVSHPGGRAFDTHPVNAFEAESRKISLFQGFGHTPSSRQEVQIKEDTSGAVSRFVAETKKEMKADTPIELINPEYPNTLDLRKYWKSK; this is encoded by the coding sequence ATGGCTATAAAAGTTGCAATTTCGCATAAGACGAAATATAAGTTCGACCGGAGTGTTTCACTTTCACCGCATATTTTCCGACTTCGCCCCGCTCCACATTCCCGCACACCTATTGAAGGTTATTCCCTGAAAATCTCTCCCGAAAACCATTTTATAAACTGGCAGCAGGATCCTTTCGGTAACTATCAGGCCCGTGTCGTTTTTTCGGAAAAAACAACAGAGTTAAGCATTGATGTTGAGGTGATAGCCAAAATGCAGGTGATCAATCCTTTCGATTTCTTTGTGGAAGAATATGCGGACATGTTCCCCTTTCAGTACGAGCCGACGCTAAAAATGGAGCTCGGGCCTTACCTCGAACCCAGAGAATCCGGGCCGCTGCTGATGAATTTTGTCGAAAAGGCGAGGATTAATTGGAATATCAAGACTGTTGATTTCCTGGTGCATTTGAACCAGGAACTTTACAAAGCAATACATTATAATATCCGCATGGAAGCAGGTGTGCAAACCTGCGAAAGTACGCTGAATATTCAAAGCGGTTCCTGCCGGGATTCGGCCTGGCTGCTGGTCCAGGTTTTGCGGCATTTGGGCATTGCGGCGCGTTTTGTGTCGGGGTACCTCGTGCAATTGACCTCGGATGTGAAATCGCTCGATGGTCCCTCAGGCCCCGAAGCGGATTTTACGGATCTCCACGCCTGGACGGAAGCTTATGTGCCCGGCGCAGGCTGGATCGGGCTGGATCCTACTTCCGGGCTATTTGCCAGCGAAGGACATATTCCACTCTGCTGCACACCGGATTACGCCAGCGCCGCTCCTGTTTCAGGAGCAACCGACGTGGCACAGGTTACTTTTGAATTTGATAACAAAGTTTACAGGATACATGAAGATCCACGCGTAACCAAACCCTACACCGAAGAACAATGGGCTTCTGTAATGCAGGTAGGGCATGATGTGGAGAAAGATTTGCAGGAAGGCGACGTGCGTCTTACCATGGGTGGCGAGCCTACCTTTATTTCCATCGACGATTTCGAATCTCCAGAATGGAACACTGCGGCCGACGGACCTATGAAGCGGCAGCTTGCGTATGACCTTTCCCTTAGATTGAAAAAACGCTTCGCACACGGCGGGCTGCTGCATTTTGGGCAAGGTAAATGGTACCCGGGCGAGCAGTTTCCCCGCTGGCAATATGCATTGTACTGGAGAAACGATGGCGTGCCGATTTGGCGCAACGATGAGCTGGTAGCCAAGGAAGGTCAGGCCAAATATACTTTCCAGGATGCGGAGGCTTTTACAACCGAGCTTTCAAAGTATCTTGGTATTGATACCAACAATATTACTCCCGCTTACGAAGACCCTATTTACTGGGCAATGGAGGAAGGCAAACTCCCGCTTAATGTGGATCCCTTAAAGGTTAACCTCAAAGATTCCATTGAAAGAAGAACATTGGCCAAAGTGCTGGAAAGAGGTCTGAACAATCCCGCTGGTTTTGTTTTGCCGGTTAAATGGGACGAAAAAGGCAGTCACTGGACAAGTTCTGTGTGGCAGTTCAGGAGAAATAACTGCTTTCTGATTCCCGGAAATTCGGCGATGGGGTACCGGCTGCCCTTAAAAGCATTGCCCGAAGTAGCCAAAGCGCGCCGCGAAATGCCCGTCGAAAGAAGTCTATTTGAAGATTTGCCTACGTTGGGAGATTATAAATCGGCTGTACAAAATCGATATGGCTCCGTTGCACCGGCTTACGAGCTACCTTCTGGTAGGGGAGAAAGGGAGGATGGAGGAAGGGAGGAAGGTTTATTGTTTGATGTTCCTATTGTGAAGACGGCGATTTGTGTGGAAGAGCGGGATGGGATTATCTATGTTTTCCTGCCACCTATTGATTATCTGGAACATTATCTCGATCTGATTGCCTCCATAGAAGCTACTGCCGAGAAGCTGCAAATGCCGGTACGCATTGAAGGGTATCCGACACCTTCAGACTATCGGGTTCAGAAATTGATCGTGACGCCGGACCCCGGGGTGATTGAGGTGAATATTCATCCTGCTAAAAACTGGCAGGAGCTGGTTGATAATATCAGTGCATTGTATGAAGAGGCTTTCTTTTCAAGATTGGGTACTGATAAGTTTATGGTTGATGGGCGCCACACAGGAACTGGTGGCGGCAACCACGTCACGATCGGAGGCGCGAAACCTGCGGACAGTCCGATATTGCGCCGGCCTGATCTGTTGCGGAGTTTGATCACATACTGGCAGCATCACCCTGCATTAAGCTACCTTTTTGCAGGCCCGTTTATAGGTCCTACCAGCCAGGCGCCCCGGATTGATGAGGGCAGGGATGAAAAATTATATGAAGTAGAGATTGCGTTTGACCAGATTCCCGAAGGCGAAGAAGTGCCTTTCTGGATGGTGGACCGCATTTTCAGAAATCTGCTGGTGGATATTACCGGTAATACCCACCGTTCGGAATTTTGCATGGACAAGCTTTATTCCCCCGATTCGTCGACGGGAAGATTGGGTATCCTCGAATTCCGTGCATTCGATATGCCGCCGCACAAGCACATGAATTTGGTACAAACGTTGCTGATCCGCGCGCTGATCGCCAAATTCTGGAAAAACCCTTACAAGCATAAACTGATCCGCTGGGGTACCGAGCTGCACGATCGCTTCCTGCTGCCGCATTTTGCTTACCTGGATATGGTCGATGTAGTAAATGATCTCAAAGATGCCGGCTACAATTTCGATATCTCCTGGTTTGATCCATTCTTTGAATTCCGTTTCCCGCATTACGGGGGAATTACCGTAGATAATATCCAGCTGGATCTCAGACTGGGGATTGAACCCTGGCACGTTTTGGGAGAAGAACTTTCCAATACGGGAACTGCGCGTTTTGTAGATTCTTCACTGGAAAGATTACAGGTCAAAATCAGCGGATTTGTGGAAGGAAGGCACATTCTGATTTGTAATGGTTGTCGCGTGCCGCTGCGGAGTTCAGGTATAAAGGGAGAATATATTTCCGGAATAAGGTACAAAGCCTGGAACCCACCGTCGGCATTGCACCCTACGATCGGGGCGGATGCGCCGCTGGTTTTTGATATTGTGGATACCTGGAATAACCGTATATTGGGGGGATGTACCTATTTCGTTTCGCACCCCGGCGGGCGGGCTTTTGATACGCATCCTGTGAATGCATTTGAGGCAGAATCCCGCAAGATCAGCTTGTTTCAGGGTTTTGGACATACACCGTCTTCGCGACAGGAAGTGCAGATCAAGGAAGATACGTCGGGCGCAGTTTCCCGTTTCGTAGCGGAAACAAAAAAAGAGATGAAGGCAGACACGCCTATTGAATTAATTAATCCGGAGTATCCGAATACGCTGGATTTGCGTAAATACTGGAAATCGAAATAG